One segment of Candidatus Neomarinimicrobiota bacterium DNA contains the following:
- the tmk gene encoding dTMP kinase: protein MCAGRGQGGAVIRGRFIAFEGIDGSGKTTQIGLLQQQLESLGRTVTVVREPGGAGLSEEIRTLLLDHRDRDLSVRAEALLFSTARAQLVEEVLIPALERGEDVLCDRYADSTVAYQGYGRELPLDEIITIQAFATKGLRPDLKVLLDLPVERAAARLLGSFADRMESAGRAFQERIRRGYLALAEAAPAEWLVVEGDQSKESIAKEIAAHVKQQLDKDD, encoded by the coding sequence ATGTGTGCTGGTCGTGGCCAAGGAGGGGCTGTCATAAGGGGACGCTTCATAGCCTTTGAGGGCATCGACGGCTCGGGCAAGACGACCCAGATCGGGTTGCTTCAGCAGCAGCTGGAGTCCCTGGGCCGAACCGTAACCGTCGTGCGGGAGCCGGGGGGCGCGGGGCTGTCCGAGGAGATCCGCACCCTGTTGCTGGACCACCGGGACCGAGACCTTAGCGTGCGAGCCGAGGCGCTCCTGTTCTCAACAGCCCGAGCACAGTTGGTGGAGGAGGTACTCATACCAGCCCTGGAGCGGGGGGAGGATGTGCTTTGTGATCGTTACGCCGACAGCACTGTTGCTTATCAGGGATACGGGAGGGAACTTCCTCTGGATGAGATCATTACCATTCAAGCCTTCGCCACGAAGGGCCTGAGGCCAGACCTCAAGGTGCTGCTGGATTTGCCCGTCGAGCGGGCAGCAGCCCGGCTGTTGGGCAGCTTTGCCGACCGCATGGAGAGTGCCGGAAGGGCCTTCCAGGAACGCATCAGGCGGGGCTACCTGGCGCTGGCGGAGGCGGCTCCAGCTGAGTGGCTGGTGGTCGAGGGAGACCAGTCGAAGGAATCGATCGCCAAGGAGATTGCCGCACATGTCAAGCAGCAGCTCGATAAGGATGACTGA
- the rsmI gene encoding 16S rRNA (cytidine(1402)-2'-O)-methyltransferase has product MVSTPVGNLADITLRALEVLQQVDVIAAEDTRHTGMLLRRHGITAHRMMSYHEHNETRRASQLVALLEGGADVALVSNAGTPAISDPGYRVITSAGERGIAVVPIPGPSALLAALVASGLPTDRFLFEGFLPRKKGRTARLQELATFKGTVIIYESPLRLSATLQDVLTHFGDRRVAFCRELTKKFESVVRGTVSEVLAGVEQKAVKGECVLVVAKEGLS; this is encoded by the coding sequence GTGGTCTCCACGCCGGTGGGTAACCTCGCCGACATCACCTTGCGGGCGCTGGAAGTACTGCAGCAGGTGGACGTCATCGCCGCCGAGGACACGCGCCATACGGGCATGCTCCTGAGGCGCCACGGCATCACTGCTCACCGGATGATGAGCTACCACGAGCATAACGAGACCCGCAGAGCCAGCCAGCTGGTGGCGTTGCTGGAAGGGGGGGCGGACGTAGCCCTGGTCAGCAATGCCGGCACGCCGGCCATTTCCGACCCGGGGTACCGGGTGATCACGTCGGCTGGCGAACGGGGCATCGCGGTGGTGCCCATACCGGGTCCCAGCGCGCTGCTGGCGGCCCTGGTGGCCAGCGGACTGCCCACCGACCGCTTCCTGTTTGAAGGTTTCCTGCCCCGCAAGAAGGGGCGCACCGCCCGGCTGCAGGAGTTGGCCACATTTAAGGGCACGGTCATCATTTACGAGTCACCCCTGCGTCTCAGCGCCACGCTCCAGGACGTGTTGACTCACTTCGGCGACCGCCGGGTGGCCTTCTGTCGGGAGCTCACCAAAAAATTTGAATCGGTTGTCAGGGGCACGGTTAGCGAGGTTCTTGCGGGTGTCGAGCAAAAAGCCGTAAAAGGAGAATGTGTGCTGGTCGTGGCCAAGGAGGGGCTGTCATAA
- a CDS encoding L-lysine 6-transaminase: MSASIAPQNVRAVLGRHTHTDGFETVIDLEKSHGSWIVDAVTGREFLDVYAMFSSMTVGYNHPTIVAHRERLARAAVNKPTLSDMYTGEFAEFVATFAEIGMPDYLPHAFFIEGGALAVENTLKAAFDWKVRKNLAAGRPALGSRIMHFQYCFHGRSGYTMSLTDSHDPRKTLYYPKFDWPRITFPRLRYPITDAVEQEIAALEAQAKGEMEQAIHDHPHDIAAVIVEPIQGEGGDNHMRPEFARYLRQLCDAEEIILIFDEVQTGVAITGAFWAHEHFGDDARPDIISFGKKSQVCGLLAGPRFDEVEHNVFQESSRINSTFGGNLVDMVRFNLILQIVKAENLMVAAQLQGSYLLAKLEALAEEFPGFVSNVRGQGLFCAFDLPSETEREAVLAALYRDGAIVLGSGDRSVRFRPHLTISREELDQLSDLLHTSVRSCLA, from the coding sequence ATGTCAGCTTCCATTGCACCCCAAAACGTCCGGGCAGTCCTCGGACGGCATACCCACACCGACGGCTTTGAGACCGTCATTGACCTTGAGAAGAGCCACGGATCGTGGATCGTCGATGCCGTGACCGGCAGGGAATTTTTGGACGTCTACGCCATGTTTTCATCCATGACCGTGGGCTACAATCATCCCACCATCGTGGCCCACCGGGAGCGTCTCGCCCGGGCGGCCGTGAACAAGCCGACCCTGTCGGACATGTATACGGGGGAGTTCGCCGAGTTTGTGGCCACGTTTGCCGAGATCGGCATGCCCGACTACCTGCCCCACGCTTTCTTCATCGAGGGCGGCGCGCTGGCCGTGGAAAACACCCTCAAGGCCGCCTTCGACTGGAAGGTGAGGAAAAATCTAGCGGCCGGACGGCCGGCGTTGGGCAGCAGGATCATGCACTTTCAGTACTGCTTCCATGGGCGCAGCGGCTATACCATGAGCCTCACCGATAGCCACGATCCCCGCAAGACGCTTTACTACCCCAAGTTCGACTGGCCACGCATCACCTTTCCCCGGCTGCGATACCCCATTACCGACGCTGTGGAGCAGGAAATAGCCGCTCTGGAGGCACAGGCGAAAGGGGAAATGGAACAGGCCATCCACGACCACCCACACGACATTGCCGCCGTCATCGTGGAACCCATCCAGGGCGAGGGGGGCGACAACCACATGCGCCCGGAATTTGCCCGCTACCTGCGCCAGCTCTGTGATGCGGAAGAGATCATCCTGATTTTCGATGAGGTGCAGACCGGCGTCGCCATTACCGGCGCCTTCTGGGCCCACGAACATTTCGGTGACGATGCCCGGCCCGACATCATCTCGTTCGGGAAAAAGAGCCAGGTCTGTGGCCTGCTGGCAGGGCCACGATTCGATGAAGTGGAGCACAACGTGTTCCAGGAATCCAGCCGCATCAATTCGACATTTGGCGGCAACCTGGTGGATATGGTGCGGTTCAACCTCATTCTGCAGATCGTCAAGGCCGAAAACCTGATGGTGGCTGCCCAGCTGCAGGGGAGTTATCTGCTGGCCAAACTGGAGGCCTTGGCGGAGGAGTTTCCCGGCTTTGTCTCCAACGTGCGGGGCCAGGGTCTGTTCTGTGCCTTTGACCTCCCATCGGAGACGGAGCGCGAGGCCGTACTGGCGGCCCTCTACCGCGACGGGGCCATCGTGCTGGGAAGCGGTGACCGGTCGGTGCGTTTCCGGCCGCACCTGACCATTTCGCGGGAAGAGCTTGACCAGCTGAGCGATCTGCTGCACACCTCCGTCAGGAGCTGCCTCGCTTAG
- a CDS encoding aldehyde dehydrogenase family protein — protein MAKAYKNFIAGEWCDSASQRRFDNINPAVNSDVIGTFPKSTGDDVDRAVQAARSALQGWSRVPAPERGEIMKRAGDIMVARKMELARLQTREMGKVLAETLGDVQEGIDTAYFAFGEGRRMFGQTIPSELPNKFNLTTRMPLGVVGVISPWNFPMAIPTWKIFPALTSGNTVVFKPASDTPATATLLVEILLEAGVPPLALNLVHGGGTEVGTAIVKHPDIDGISFTGSTAVGRQINAEAGAQLKRVSLELGGKNAQIIMADADLDLALEGVLWGAFGTTGQRCTATSRLILHAPIHDRFLEQLVEATAALRLGDGLDEEVDVGPVINADARERIHGYVQVGAEEGASLQQGGDIATGGSLDQGSFYQPTIFTGVKPGMRIHDEEIFGPVLSILTAADLDEAIELLNATRYGLSSSLYTRDVNAAFQAMRDIQAGITYINGPTIGAECHMPFGGVKNTGNGHREGGSAVYDFFSEAKTIYVDYSGELQRAQIDNR, from the coding sequence ATGGCGAAAGCATACAAGAATTTCATCGCTGGAGAATGGTGTGATTCCGCGAGCCAGCGGCGCTTTGACAATATCAACCCCGCCGTTAACAGTGACGTGATCGGTACATTTCCCAAAAGCACGGGCGATGATGTTGACCGCGCGGTGCAAGCCGCGCGCAGTGCCCTGCAGGGCTGGAGCAGGGTGCCGGCACCCGAGCGGGGGGAGATCATGAAACGGGCCGGGGACATTATGGTGGCCCGCAAAATGGAGCTGGCCCGCCTGCAGACCCGGGAAATGGGCAAAGTCCTGGCCGAGACACTGGGTGACGTTCAGGAAGGTATCGACACCGCCTATTTCGCCTTCGGTGAGGGTCGGCGCATGTTCGGCCAGACCATCCCGTCGGAGCTGCCTAACAAGTTCAACCTCACCACGCGCATGCCGCTGGGGGTGGTGGGCGTGATATCGCCCTGGAATTTCCCCATGGCCATTCCCACGTGGAAAATTTTCCCCGCCCTGACCAGCGGTAATACAGTCGTCTTCAAGCCCGCGTCCGATACCCCCGCCACGGCCACCCTGCTGGTGGAGATTCTGCTGGAAGCAGGCGTGCCCCCGCTGGCACTGAATCTGGTCCACGGCGGCGGCACGGAGGTCGGCACTGCCATTGTCAAGCACCCGGACATCGACGGCATATCATTCACCGGCAGCACGGCGGTGGGCAGGCAGATCAACGCGGAGGCGGGAGCGCAACTGAAACGGGTTTCGCTGGAGCTGGGCGGAAAGAACGCTCAGATCATCATGGCCGACGCCGATCTGGACCTGGCACTGGAGGGGGTCCTGTGGGGCGCGTTCGGCACCACCGGACAGCGCTGCACCGCCACCAGCCGCCTGATCCTGCATGCGCCGATCCACGACCGGTTTCTGGAACAGCTGGTGGAGGCCACGGCAGCGCTGCGGCTGGGCGACGGGCTGGATGAGGAGGTGGACGTGGGGCCGGTCATTAATGCTGACGCCCGGGAGAGGATTCACGGATACGTGCAGGTAGGCGCCGAGGAGGGGGCCAGCCTGCAGCAGGGCGGCGACATCGCCACGGGAGGGAGCCTGGATCAGGGCAGCTTCTACCAGCCCACCATCTTCACCGGAGTAAAACCCGGCATGCGCATACACGATGAAGAAATCTTCGGACCGGTGTTGTCAATCCTCACGGCTGCAGACCTTGACGAGGCCATCGAGCTGCTGAATGCCACCCGCTACGGCCTGTCCTCCTCGCTCTATACCCGGGACGTGAATGCAGCCTTTCAGGCCATGCGGGACATCCAGGCGGGCATTACCTACATCAACGGTCCCACCATCGGCGCGGAGTGCCACATGCCGTTCGGTGGCGTGAAAAACACCGGCAACGGCCATCGCGAAGGTGGCTCGGCGGTGTACGACTTTTTCAGCGAGGCCAAGACCATCTACGTGGACTACAGCGGCGAGCTCCAGCGGGCGCAAATCGACAACCGATGA